The genomic segment ATTGAAAACTATTTCCAATATATCCGGGATGTGCAGCCGGATGCGTTGAAGACAGCACTGCCCGGCAATTTAACTTCGATGGCTGCGAGCCGTATCTCCTATGCGCTCGATTTGAGCGGGCCCAGCCTGATCGTAAATACGGCTTGCTCCTCCTCCTTGGTTGCATTGCATCTGGCTTGCCAAGCCTTGAAGACGGGGGATTGCGACATGGCGTTGGCCGGCGGCGTGAATATCCGCTTGTTGTCACTCGAACATGAGGACAAGATCGGCAAGTCGCAGGACGGCCGGGCGAGGACTTTTGATGATCAGGCAACTGGCACGGCTGACGGAGAAGGCGTAGCGGCAGTGTTGCTTAAGCCTTTGCGTCAAGCGCTCGCTGACGGTGATCACGTCTATGCCGTGATTAAGGGGAGCGCCGTCAATCAGGATGGGACGACCAACGGTATCACGGTGCCGAACGCACGGGCTCAGGCCAATGTGCTGGAACGTGCGTGGCAGTCAGCGGGCATCCATCCGGAATCGATCCGCTATATCGAGGCCCACGGCACGGGAACAGAGCTGGGGGACCCGATCGAGATCGAAGGAGTGACGATGGCGTTTCGTCGGTATACAGACCAAAGTCAATTTTGTGGAATTGGCTCGATCAAGCCCAACCTCGGCCATCTCGACGCGGCATCCGGAATCGCCGGGTTCATCAAGGCGGTGCTCGCATTGAATCGCCGTGAGCTGCCGCCGTCGATTCACTTTCAGCGACCCAACCGCAAAATCCCTTTTACTCACTCCCCTGTCTATGTGCAGGATGAGTTGGAGCCGTGGGAGACGGACGGAACGCCTCGTCGTTGCGGAGTGAGCTCGTTTGGGCTGTCTGGAACGAATTGTCACGTGGTACTGGAAGAAGCACCGCAACTTGAGCTGACTTATCGTGAAGTCCCGCGCTTGTTTACCGCCTCAGCGAACAGTCGCACGGCGCTGGCCGCCCTGTTGCGCTCGTATGAACGCGAGCTCACCATAAAGACGAAGGCGAGCCTTGGAGCTGTCTGCTATACGGTACAAACGGGACGTGGTCACTTTCCCTTTCGGGTAGCAATCGTGACAGACAGTGTGAGCGATCTAAGGTCTAAAATCGCGCGGTTGTTGGAGAATGGATTGGTCCCGTCTCAAAAAGGAGTCTTCTGCCAAGTTCACAGGGTTGTTCCCGACCATAAGAGGGAACACGAAGCAGGGGACGTGACTCAGAAAGATTTGCTAGTACTGCGTGAGCAAGCGAATCAGTTGGTGCAAAGAGATGCGGATTGGAGTGCGCTGACGTCACTGGGGAACCTCTATGCCTGCGGAGCGGAGATTGACTGGGAGGCGTTGTATACCATCGAGGACAAACGGCGGATCCCTTTGCCCCAATATGCGTTCGATCGGACGCGCTGTTGGTTGGAGATTTACCCCGTAGCCGGAAGCAGAATGTTTTCAACGATCCAGTGGGTAGAAGCGGCCCCTCATGCCTATTCGGAAAGGCATTGGGGCAAAACACTTATCGTCACCGGAAGCGGGAGCAACCCATTAGCGCACGAGCTTTTGAACGTATGCACGGAGGCGGGGCTGGCTTACGAAACAGCGGTGGCGCTGGAGCAAGCAGCTGATTTTCCAGACGGCACGTTCGCGCGGGTTCTCGATATGTCAGCATTGGCCTCAGAACCAGGGGAGTTCGATCCGGTGGAGAGCCTGTTCAGATACGTCCGATTGTTCGCCAGCCAGAAATGGGGGGACAAACTGGAACTTGTGCTCGCCGCGCCGACCGTCCATGAAGTAGATGGGAAGGAAACGGATCTGCATCCCATCTATTCAGCCGTGTTCGCTCTGGGCAAAACCATTGCCGTAGAGCACCCGCAACTGCTCGTGCGCGCTCTGGATTTGGACAAATCAATATGCGTGAACGATTTGCTTCGAGAGCTAAATGATACCGAACCGCCCTATCTGGCAGCGTATCGGAACAGTCGGCGCTATGTCCAACAGATCGTCGAAGCGACATCGGAGATCATAGGACATCAGGAAGTGAAAATCCGCCCATTCGGGACGTATTTGATCACCGGCGGCACTGGTGGGATGGGATTGGAGATCGCCAAGCATCTCGCAACGAAACAGCCGGTGCGCTTGGCACTGGTCAGCCGTGATCCCGGCCGGACGGAATCACAGCGGGCAGCGATTCGCGAGATCCAAGCTGCCGGTTCAAACGTGTTACTCTATGCTGCCGACTGCGGGGACGAAACCGCTATGCTCAGGGTGATCGAAGATCTGCGTAGCCGATGGGGTGGGTTGAACGGCATCGTTCATGCGGCTGGGGTACCCAGTGCTGGAATGCTCTATGCCAAAGAGGAGGAAACGTTCAAGCGCGTGCTGCGACCGAAGATTCAAGGCACTCAGGTTTTGGAGAAATTGACGGAGGAAGAGCCGTTGGACTTTTTTGTCCTTTTCTCAGCGATGACTTCACTAACAGGAGGATTCGGACAAGGTGAATATGCGGCTGCAAACGCTTATCTGGACGCGCTTGCCCCGGCGCGCACCAAGCGCGGAGCGCGGACGCTAACGATCAACTGGGCAGTGTGGCGCGAGACCGGTATGGGAGTGGAGCACGGGGTGGTCGATCAAGAGCACATGTTTCATCCGCTTTGGACTCAGGAAGCGCTGGACGCGTTCGATATCGCTTTGAACAGTCGCTTGACCCAAGTTCTGATCGGTGCATTCAATTTCCGTGAGTTAAGAAAGATCAAACCGCTTATGGATCAGCCCCGCTTTCCGATAATTCTCAGTCCCCCATTGCTGGCTCAGGTCGAGCAGTTGGTGGAAACTGCTATAAATGCCAGCGAAACCAGGGAGAAAATTAGCGCGGTTGATGAGGAGCCAGTTGTGTTGACTGGGCGGGACTCGGGTGAATACAACGAGCATGAATGGCAACTGGCAAACATTTGGAAACAGACGCTGGGCGTGCGGGAGGTCGGGCTCTACGACTCGTATTATGAGCTTGGAGGGGATTCGATCTTCGCCGCGAAGATGGTCAACGCAATTCAGGTATCCTTCGGACTGTCTTTGTCGATGGTCGAGTTCCTTGGACATCTGACCATCGCGGATCTGGCGCGTTTTCTTAAAGAGAAAGCCGCTAGTGGTTGGGGCACCGCGCATCACCGCATCGAGCCCATATTGCAGGCGGATGCTTATCCGCTTTCGTCAGCACAGCACCGCCTGTTTATTCTGAATCAAATGCAGCCGGAGCAGACGGCGTACAACGTGACCGTAGCATTACGGATAAAAGGCACATTGAACCGCGAGCGATTTACGGAGGCATTTCAGACGATCATGGATCGCCATGAGACTCTGCGCACACGATTTTTGGTAGTTGACGGCGTGCCGATGCAACAGGTGCTGACCGGGATCGAGGTGCCAATCAATCATCTGCAAGTGTCGGAGACGGAGGTAAACCAAGTTCTGGAGGAGAGCGTTCGTTCGTTCGATTTGAAAACTGCTCCACTTTGGAGG from the Brevibacillus brevis genome contains:
- a CDS encoding SDR family NAD(P)-dependent oxidoreductase; translation: MLTFQGLSLKDVPIEDREIVEEIEEPAVSDVAVIGVAIDFPQAKTLEAFWDHLRTGRDLIGGMPTGRRRDIENYLLHKGNDPAEVEFSPAAYLDEIDRFDHRFFKLSPLEASLMDPVQRLFTQCAWRALEDAGYVGKRSAGSVTGVYLGLNPNTIENYFQYIRDVQPDALKTALPGNLTSMAASRISYALDLSGPSLIVNTACSSSLVALHLACQALKTGDCDMALAGGVNIRLLSLEHEDKIGKSQDGRARTFDDQATGTADGEGVAAVLLKPLRQALADGDHVYAVIKGSAVNQDGTTNGITVPNARAQANVLERAWQSAGIHPESIRYIEAHGTGTELGDPIEIEGVTMAFRRYTDQSQFCGIGSIKPNLGHLDAASGIAGFIKAVLALNRRELPPSIHFQRPNRKIPFTHSPVYVQDELEPWETDGTPRRCGVSSFGLSGTNCHVVLEEAPQLELTYREVPRLFTASANSRTALAALLRSYERELTIKTKASLGAVCYTVQTGRGHFPFRVAIVTDSVSDLRSKIARLLENGLVPSQKGVFCQVHRVVPDHKREHEAGDVTQKDLLVLREQANQLVQRDADWSALTSLGNLYACGAEIDWEALYTIEDKRRIPLPQYAFDRTRCWLEIYPVAGSRMFSTIQWVEAAPHAYSERHWGKTLIVTGSGSNPLAHELLNVCTEAGLAYETAVALEQAADFPDGTFARVLDMSALASEPGEFDPVESLFRYVRLFASQKWGDKLELVLAAPTVHEVDGKETDLHPIYSAVFALGKTIAVEHPQLLVRALDLDKSICVNDLLRELNDTEPPYLAAYRNSRRYVQQIVEATSEIIGHQEVKIRPFGTYLITGGTGGMGLEIAKHLATKQPVRLALVSRDPGRTESQRAAIREIQAAGSNVLLYAADCGDETAMLRVIEDLRSRWGGLNGIVHAAGVPSAGMLYAKEEETFKRVLRPKIQGTQVLEKLTEEEPLDFFVLFSAMTSLTGGFGQGEYAAANAYLDALAPARTKRGARTLTINWAVWRETGMGVEHGVVDQEHMFHPLWTQEALDAFDIALNSRLTQVLIGAFNFRELRKIKPLMDQPRFPIILSPPLLAQVEQLVETAINASETREKISAVDEEPVVLTGRDSGEYNEHEWQLANIWKQTLGVREVGLYDSYYELGGDSIFAAKMVNAIQVSFGLSLSMVEFLGHLTIADLARFLKEKAASGWGTAHHRIEPILQADAYPLSSAQHRLFILNQMQPEQTAYNVTVALRIKGTLNRERFTEAFQTIMDRHETLRTRFLVVDGVPMQQVLTGIEVPINHLQVSETEVNQVLEESVRSFDLKTAPLWRVTLLQVSNETHVMLLDMHHIIADGFSIGILTEEFFALYGGHELPALSIQYKDFANWQNEQLSGEALASHQTFWQEQFSPEPPLLLLPADYPRPAVQSLDGDTHLFFVGGDVLASLKEWSTQTNTSMFMLLLAAFNVLLAKYANQEDIVIGSPSAGRTHVQTEPLIGMFANTLVYRNRPMGELPFAEFLQEVKENALRVYEHQEYPFEKLVADLALGKDLSRNPLFDAMFVMHNENKVALSELPLYIESQPMGHRVAKVDLTLEATLEMERLVLVIEYATALFHPKTIERMSEDFGHLLKQIAEDPLRPIRQLEMASGAVSLQNVLTEEIDFSF